DNA from Solanum stenotomum isolate F172 chromosome 3, ASM1918654v1, whole genome shotgun sequence:
atttgaatcTGATGTCACTCGtaattaatttgttatattattaattattaattaatagttCATAGAATGTAATATATCATCTTAATCTCATATGGGGAGTAATTTTTCCAATATTAATACGATGAACTTTGGAGTACATTTTTAGAGATGACTATGGAATAGGACGGATTGAGCCTTAGCCCTTGAGTTATACTTCTCCGTCCTTATTTactaatcaaatattttttaatttgatgttCCTTtatacttgttatttttgataaataaaaaaaagacaatttaatttttttttaatttcaagattgagttaatgtctttgaaatattAAGGATGACTTTAAATCTAAGCTAAAAAAGTAAATGATTATTTTGAGCTTTTCCTCGATAAGGGTGCGCCAAATGTCCGTATGTCTGGCAAGTTCCTAAATGTTCTAGATGCTTCGTGTCAAAATAGGAAAGAGCAAGAACGTACTAGAAGTATCTTTCACCAGAGACCATTTTCCCTAATTTAAATAAGAAGTTGCTGCACCATTTTTCGTCGAGATATCTACTACTCTTGATTTTCCAGTAAGCTGCAAACAGTCTTCAGATTCGAAACGAAATATCAGCCATAATTTGTGTGAAGATGAGCACTGTTGTGGATGTGGTGAGCCAACTTCTCTTTCCAGAATCCATTGAGAGGCTGGTGATTCCTTCTAGGTCAAATGAGAGCAGTGAAAACAGGGGTAGCATTCCCGTGGATATTCTGGATACCCCAAAAGAGTACATTTTCTATATGGATGTTCCTGGTTTATCCAAATCTGACATTCAGGTTGGTACCATCTTCAATTTTGtattaataacattttttttcttgcttgAGTTTGTAATAGCAGAAGTTAATTACTGAATCTGTTACAGGTGACTGTGGAAGATGAGAACACGCTGGTGATACGAAGCAACGGGAAGAGGAAGCGTGAGGAGAGTGAAGAAGAGGGATGCAAGTACGTCAGGTTGGAGAGGAAGCCACCCCTCAAATTGATGAGGAAGTTCAAGCTCCCCGATACCTGCAATGTTTCTGCTATTACTGCGAAATGCGAGAATGGGGTGTTAACTGTTGTAGTTGAAAAGCTTCCTCCACCATCTAAGGCTAAGACTGTTAAAGTTGCAATTTCATGAATTAAGTAGTTATCATAAATCTACGTCTCTGTCTCTTATAGTTCAAATGAATCTCTCTAGTGTCACCTTTATTTTGCATTTTCATCAACTACTATGATGTATAGTTGATCTTCTACTCTTGTCCTGCTATATTAGAAAATGAAGAGATGGTATGGCATTGGCtggttcctttttcttttctataatGGTTGCACAATGAACTTTGCAAAGTTATCATAACACCAACTGTGACAAAGCAAATATGAGTTTATCATAACAACAAAAAGAGGAAAACGAAGTAAGAATGATCGGCTAAAATTACAACACAAGAGCTGACAATATTGAGGTATTGAAAGAGTTCCTTTACCTATCTCGGGATAATCTGTCAGGATAGGATATCAAAATCAGCAACTCTTTCATGCAAATTAGCAGCAATACTTAATTTGaactcttcctcttctttcttgatttagtGGGCTTTTCCGCATTCTCTTTTGGGGTCTCCTTGACCAAATGTTCATTCGagttcttcctcttctttcttgATTTAGCGGGCTTTTTTGCATCCTCTTTTGGGGTCTCCTCGTTGAGCAAATGCTCatttgacttctttctcttctttcttgatTTAGCGGGATCTTTTGGACTCTCCTCCTTGAGCAAATGTTCATAGTCGTCAAGCCTAGCAAATGGGGATTTTCCGGCAACACGCTTGTCtttccttcttttattttttctttgatgtACATCATCGTCATCTTCGTTTGCCTTTTCTGTATCATTGTCTTCATCACTGCCAAGATTTGTGTCAGATTCATCATGTGCCAAAAGAGTATCCATATCCTCATCACTGACATCACCAATCAATTCATCATCGTCTTCATTAGCAACTTCGTCCAAATCACTGTAATCAtattcaccattagcttccgaGGGAAGCACACTGGACTCTAGCATGCTGTCAATTTCCTCATTTTCACTCTCATCAGCAGCATCTTCATCAATCTCATCTTCAACATCGCTACCATCTGCATCCAAAAATTCCTCAGCGGCATCATCTTCTactgtcttcttctttttcttctttggtttCTTCGAGGACTTCATCTTATTCACGTAGAATTTATGGAAGACAAGATCCTCAGGTGGTACATCTGTTTCAGCTAAGGAGAGAATTTCTGACCCAATCAGCTGATCTTGCATGTCAAGCTGCAAGAAAAACGAGATAAATCTGATGAAACAAGCTAATAAAGCCCCAGTCTGAAGTGGTATATTAGACATGATTAATATCCTATGTTATCTAGAAAATACTAACCTTCTTAGCAGGTTCAATCTGAGAAGCACCGTGCCAAGTGCTTTGTTTCGGTTTCTTTTCCATGAATTTGTCGAGGAAGGCAGTCAACGAAAGATCATTCAGGGGATTACCATTGTACACAATGTTAGC
Protein-coding regions in this window:
- the LOC125859975 gene encoding 17.4 kDa class III heat shock protein, with product MSTVVDVVSQLLFPESIERLVIPSRSNESSENRGSIPVDILDTPKEYIFYMDVPGLSKSDIQVTVEDENTLVIRSNGKRKREESEEEGCKYVRLERKPPLKLMRKFKLPDTCNVSAITAKCENGVLTVVVEKLPPPSKAKTVKVAIS